One window from the genome of Aeromonas sp. FDAARGOS 1405 encodes:
- a CDS encoding DUF2989 domain-containing protein, whose product MANFPLRQTFIMLSVGLAVAGCNDDRIHNICGNHPELCQDLVDDGWCRYERTDVIRSRFYLKEEGTDRRKYELMRNLERYLKCAERSTSIEYKNAREQKSPRVEGMLAAEDQLAQLDAATRNSQDPYLLLWHWTNNTNELARQQFMALEGNKVLDEPELQLALGGAYAKSDPEKAISIMHHGLSLYREGDKINSRLLTSLSTLYMGQKQYGLAYLWGKVSESFQDSPEVSAKRFGIYHTLSKTEQDGYDVRAAEIVEQLKHGNYRP is encoded by the coding sequence ATGGCCAATTTCCCTCTGCGACAGACCTTCATCATGCTTTCAGTCGGCCTTGCCGTGGCTGGCTGCAATGACGATCGGATCCACAACATCTGTGGCAATCATCCCGAGCTCTGCCAGGATCTGGTGGACGATGGCTGGTGTCGCTACGAGCGTACCGATGTGATCCGCAGTCGCTTCTATCTCAAGGAGGAGGGGACGGATCGGCGCAAGTACGAGCTGATGCGCAACCTTGAGCGCTATCTCAAATGTGCCGAGCGCTCCACCAGCATTGAATACAAGAATGCCCGCGAGCAGAAGAGTCCACGGGTAGAGGGCATGCTGGCGGCCGAGGATCAGCTGGCCCAGCTCGATGCGGCGACTCGCAATTCGCAAGATCCCTACCTGCTGCTCTGGCACTGGACCAACAACACCAACGAGCTGGCCCGTCAGCAGTTCATGGCACTGGAAGGCAACAAGGTGCTCGACGAACCGGAACTGCAGCTGGCCCTTGGCGGAGCCTACGCCAAGAGCGACCCCGAGAAAGCTATTTCCATCATGCATCACGGCCTCTCCCTCTATCGGGAAGGTGACAAGATAAACAGCCGCCTGCTCACCTCCCTCAGCACCCTCTATATGGGCCAGAAACAGTACGGGCTGGCCTATCTGTGGGGCAAGGTGAGCGAGTCGTTTCAGGATAGCCCCGAGGTCTCAGCCAAGCGTTTTGGCATCTACCACACCCTGAGCAAGACAGAGCAGGATGGCTACGATGTTCGGGCTGCCGAGATTGTCGAGCAGCTCAAGCATGGCAACTACCGGCCCTGA
- a CDS encoding NUDIX domain-containing protein, with protein MTTFSPASCWPNPFDLSFVHGEVRTDGRTLERLTVRAVVPRGGELLLVHSRVNGDLMFPGGGIEAGESHHVALARELLEECGAELREVGGLLGETREYRAAREPGFDAYCIRSLYYLCRIGDQLVAPQPQPYEIRLGFVPGWFALDEALQTNKTQLAGPCPQWTARETRVLAQLQRWHQQGIFDHGY; from the coding sequence ATGACGACGTTCTCTCCGGCCAGCTGCTGGCCCAATCCGTTCGATCTCTCTTTCGTTCATGGCGAGGTGCGTACCGATGGCCGTACTCTTGAGCGCCTCACGGTACGTGCCGTGGTGCCCCGTGGCGGCGAGCTGCTGCTGGTGCATTCCCGGGTCAACGGCGATCTGATGTTCCCCGGGGGCGGCATTGAAGCGGGGGAGAGCCACCATGTGGCGCTCGCTCGCGAGCTGCTGGAGGAGTGCGGTGCCGAGCTGCGGGAAGTGGGGGGCTTGCTTGGCGAGACCCGTGAATATCGCGCCGCCCGCGAGCCGGGGTTCGATGCCTACTGCATCCGCTCGCTCTACTACTTGTGCCGGATTGGCGATCAGCTGGTGGCCCCGCAGCCGCAGCCCTACGAGATCCGCCTTGGCTTCGTGCCCGGCTGGTTTGCCCTCGACGAAGCGCTGCAAACCAACAAGACCCAGCTGGCGGGACCCTGTCCCCAGTGGACGGCGCGAGAGACCCGGGTGCTGGCCCAGCTGCAACGCTGGCATCAACAGGGGATCTTCGACCACGGCTACTGA
- the lipA gene encoding lipoyl synthase — MSKPVRMEPGVKLRDGDKMALIPVKFMPDPNEELLRKPDWMRIKLPPSSQKIEHIKSTLRKNKLHSVCEEASCPNLAECFNHGTATFMIMGAICTRRCPFCDVAHGRPLALDPEEPKKLALTIKEMNLKYVVITSVDRDDLRDGGAQHFADCIREIREHSPQTRIEILTPDFRGRMEQALEVFRETPPDVFNHNLETAPRMYRVARPGADYKWSLELLRRIKEMHPHVPTKSGLMMGLGETNEEIVEVLKDLRAHGVNMLTLGQYLQPSRHHLPVKRYVPPAEFDELKDVAMELGFTHAACGPFVRSSYHADLQAKGEEVK, encoded by the coding sequence ATGAGCAAACCCGTTCGTATGGAGCCGGGCGTCAAGCTGCGCGATGGCGACAAGATGGCCCTGATCCCGGTGAAATTCATGCCGGATCCCAACGAAGAACTCCTTCGCAAGCCGGACTGGATGCGGATCAAGCTGCCCCCCTCCAGCCAGAAGATCGAACACATCAAGAGCACCTTGCGCAAGAACAAGCTGCACTCGGTGTGTGAAGAGGCCTCCTGCCCCAACCTGGCGGAGTGTTTCAACCACGGCACCGCCACCTTCATGATCATGGGCGCCATCTGCACCCGCCGTTGCCCCTTCTGCGACGTGGCCCACGGCCGCCCGCTGGCGCTCGATCCGGAAGAGCCGAAGAAGCTGGCGCTGACCATCAAGGAGATGAACCTCAAGTATGTGGTGATCACCTCGGTGGACCGCGACGATCTGCGCGACGGCGGTGCCCAGCACTTCGCCGACTGCATCCGCGAGATCCGCGAGCACAGCCCGCAGACCCGTATCGAGATCCTGACTCCGGATTTCCGTGGCCGGATGGAGCAGGCGCTGGAGGTGTTCCGCGAGACCCCGCCAGACGTCTTCAACCACAACCTGGAAACCGCGCCGCGCATGTATCGCGTCGCCCGCCCGGGCGCCGACTACAAGTGGTCGCTGGAGCTGCTGCGCCGCATCAAGGAGATGCACCCTCACGTGCCGACCAAGTCCGGTCTGATGATGGGCCTTGGCGAGACCAACGAAGAGATCGTCGAGGTGCTCAAGGATCTGCGCGCCCACGGCGTCAACATGCTGACCTTGGGTCAGTATCTGCAGCCGAGCCGCCACCACCTGCCGGTCAAGCGCTACGTGCCGCCAGCAGAGTTTGACGAGCTGAAAGATGTCGCCATGGAGCTGGGCTTTACCCACGCCGCCTGTGGTCCTTTCGTTCGCTCTTCCTACCATGCTGATCTGCAAGCCAAGGGCGAAGAGGTCAAATGA
- the lipB gene encoding lipoyl(octanoyl) transferase LipB: protein MSSQIPAQHSLIVRQLGRRPYQPVWDAMKAFTDNRTSDTPDEFWVVEHDPVYTQGQAGKAEHLLNPGNIPVVQSDRGGQVTYHGPGQLVLYVLVDVRRCKFSVRELVTALETAIINTLAKSDIQAYAKADAPGVYVKNDLGMEAKLASLGLRIRKGCSFHGLALNINMDMTPFLHINPCGYAGMAMTQTSALGGPQSVAEAQSILVAELARLIGYQTITNTESES, encoded by the coding sequence ATGTCATCCCAGATCCCCGCTCAGCACAGCCTGATAGTCAGGCAGCTGGGTCGCCGCCCCTACCAGCCGGTATGGGACGCCATGAAAGCCTTCACCGACAACCGCACCAGCGACACCCCGGACGAGTTCTGGGTGGTCGAACATGACCCCGTCTACACCCAGGGCCAGGCCGGCAAGGCCGAACACCTGCTCAATCCGGGCAATATCCCGGTGGTGCAGAGCGATCGCGGCGGTCAGGTGACCTATCACGGCCCGGGCCAGCTGGTGCTCTACGTACTGGTGGATGTCCGCCGCTGCAAATTCTCGGTGCGCGAGCTGGTGACCGCGCTGGAGACAGCCATCATAAACACCCTCGCCAAAAGCGATATCCAGGCTTATGCCAAGGCCGATGCTCCCGGGGTCTATGTGAAAAATGACCTTGGCATGGAGGCAAAACTGGCCTCGCTGGGTCTGCGCATCCGCAAGGGGTGCTCGTTCCACGGGCTGGCCCTCAATATCAACATGGACATGACCCCTTTCCTGCACATCAATCCGTGCGGCTATGCGGGCATGGCCATGACCCAGACCAGCGCCCTGGGCGGCCCGCAAAGCGTGGCCGAGGCGCAATCCATTCTGGTGGCCGAACTGGCCCGCCTGATTGGCTATCAAACAATAACAAACACCGAGAGTGAATCATGA
- the ybeD gene encoding DUF493 family protein YbeD, translated as MNTKFDELLEFPCKFPFKVLGIADPALPDMVVEVLQQHAPGTYSPTVQPSSKGNYHSVRVTVTAQSKEHIEAMYTALGKIELVKYVL; from the coding sequence ATGAATACCAAGTTTGATGAACTGCTGGAGTTTCCCTGCAAATTCCCGTTCAAGGTACTCGGCATCGCGGATCCTGCGTTGCCGGATATGGTGGTTGAAGTGCTGCAGCAGCACGCCCCCGGCACCTACAGCCCGACCGTCCAGCCCAGCTCCAAGGGCAACTATCACTCGGTTCGCGTGACCGTGACTGCCCAGAGCAAAGAGCACATCGAAGCGATGTACACTGCGCTGGGCAAGATCGAGCTGGTGAAATACGTACTGTAA
- a CDS encoding D-alanyl-D-alanine carboxypeptidase family protein, translating to MSKFARSVLLASLISVTAQANTPVPTPTPNANPVVVPAAPEISAKAHILIDYYSGQVLAEQNADERLPPASLTKMMTSYIVGDELHKGNIKGTDMVTISQNAWSKNYSDSSKMFIEVGKQVSVDDLNKGIIIQSGNDACVAMAEHLAGSTDSFASLMNAWAAKLGMKDTQFKNPHGLDEEGHYSTARDMARLGQALIHDQPEEYKIYSQKSFVFNGITQHNRNRLLWDQSLQVDGIKTGHVSQVGYNLVSSATNNEGMRLIAVVLGASSEASRAAESKKLLTYGFRFFQSLTPYKAGTELVTQKIWMGDKSEVKLGVDKDVSVLVTRGQGNNLKADFQLDSELKAPLAKGQRVGTVFLKQGDKEIKQVPLVALEEVQEGGLMSRLWDYLVLLVTSWFK from the coding sequence ATGTCCAAATTTGCCCGTTCAGTTCTTCTGGCCTCACTGATCAGCGTAACCGCTCAGGCCAATACGCCGGTGCCGACACCCACGCCGAACGCCAACCCAGTGGTGGTTCCCGCCGCGCCGGAGATCTCCGCCAAGGCCCATATCCTGATCGACTACTACTCCGGTCAGGTGCTGGCCGAGCAGAACGCCGACGAGCGTCTGCCCCCTGCCAGCCTGACCAAGATGATGACCTCCTACATCGTTGGCGACGAGCTGCACAAGGGGAACATCAAGGGCACCGACATGGTGACCATCAGCCAGAACGCCTGGTCCAAGAACTACTCAGACTCCTCCAAGATGTTTATCGAGGTGGGCAAGCAGGTCTCTGTCGATGACCTGAACAAGGGCATCATCATCCAGTCCGGCAACGATGCCTGCGTCGCCATGGCCGAACATCTGGCCGGCAGTACCGACTCCTTCGCCAGCCTGATGAACGCCTGGGCCGCCAAGCTCGGCATGAAGGACACCCAGTTCAAGAACCCCCACGGTCTGGATGAAGAGGGTCACTACAGTACAGCCCGTGATATGGCCCGCCTGGGTCAGGCACTGATCCATGATCAGCCGGAGGAGTACAAGATCTACTCCCAGAAATCCTTCGTCTTCAACGGTATCACCCAGCACAACCGCAACCGCCTGCTGTGGGATCAATCCCTGCAAGTGGATGGCATCAAGACCGGCCACGTCAGCCAGGTCGGCTATAACCTGGTCTCCTCTGCCACCAACAACGAAGGCATGCGCCTGATCGCCGTGGTACTGGGCGCCAGCAGCGAAGCCTCCCGCGCCGCCGAGAGCAAGAAACTGCTCACCTACGGCTTCCGCTTCTTCCAGAGCCTGACTCCATACAAGGCAGGCACCGAGCTGGTCACCCAGAAGATCTGGATGGGCGACAAGTCTGAAGTGAAACTGGGCGTCGACAAAGATGTCTCCGTGCTGGTCACTCGCGGTCAGGGCAACAACCTCAAGGCAGACTTCCAGCTCGACAGCGAGCTGAAAGCCCCGTTGGCCAAGGGTCAGCGCGTTGGTACCGTGTTCCTGAAGCAGGGTGACAAAGAGATCAAGCAGGTGCCGCTGGTCGCCCTGGAAGAGGTGCAAGAAGGTGGCTTGATGAGCCGTCTGTGGGACTACCTGGTACTGCTGGTCACCAGCTGGTTCAAGTAA